One genomic region from Podarcis raffonei isolate rPodRaf1 chromosome 16, rPodRaf1.pri, whole genome shotgun sequence encodes:
- the SSR2 gene encoding translocon-associated protein subunit beta, with the protein MKLLILAVLVATSSVYCEEGARLLASKSLLNRYAVEGRDLTLQYNIYNVGSSAALEVELSDDSFPPEDFGIVSGMLNVKWDRIAPASNVSHTVVLRPLKAGYFNFTSATITYLAQEGAQVVVGFTSAPGQGGILAQREFDRRFSPHFLDWAAFGVMTLPSIGIPLLLWYSSKRKYDTPKSKKN; encoded by the exons ATGAAGCTGTTGATTCTTGCCGTGCTGGTTGCCACCTCCTCAGTCTACTGTGAGGAAGGGGCCAGGCTCTTGGCCTCCAAGTCCCTGTTGAACAGATATGCCGTCGAGGGCCGGGATCTCACTTTGCAGTACAACATCTACAATGTTGGCTCTAG CGCTGCCTTAGAGGTGGAGTTGTCGGACGACTCGTTTCCTCCTGAAGACTTCGGCATTGTTTCTGGGATGCTCAATGTCAAGTGGGACAGGATCGCACC CGCCAGCAACGTGTCCCACACCGTGGTCCTGAGACCCCTGAAAGCCGGCTACTTCAACTTCACCTCGGCCACCATCACTTACCTGGCACAGGAGGGGGCCCAGGTGGTG gtgGGCTTCACCAGCGCTCCAGGGCAAGGGGGGATCCTCGCCCAGCGAGAATTTGACCGGAGGTTTTCGCCACACTTT CTGGATTGGGCAGCCTTTGGGGTCATGACGCTCCCCTCCATCGGCATCCCTCTGCTCCTCTGGTACTCGAGCAAAAGGAAGTACGACACCCCCAAGAGCAAGAAGAACTGA
- the TSACC gene encoding TSSK6-activating co-chaperone protein isoform X3, protein MDGVFTPAVAAALAALRPRPVAPQSSMKPERHRKTILALNKKHKALPPVHMKGKSSSPVRMEPDVNPQDEKQHRKSTPRRSSQVPPPEHQPQECFGLLECMHNNIQTQTQIAQAQLSLLEDMRESMNILLARQEKQNQERLGQSDQRTTKSSASSPNPTS, encoded by the exons ATGGATGGAGTCTTCACACCGGCGGTCGCTGCAGCACTTGCCGCGCTCCGACCCCGACCAGTCGCACCCCAGAG CAGTATGAAACCAGAAAGACACCGGAAGACCATCTTGGCCTTAAATAAGAAACATAAGGCTCTCCCTCCAGTCCATATGAAAGG TAAGAGTTCCAGTCCTGTTCGGATGGAGCCAGATGTCAACCCCCAGGATGAGAAGCAGCATCGGAAAA GTACACCAAGAAGATCTTCACAAGTCCCAC cCCCTGAACATCAGCCCCAGGAGTGTTTTGGCCTGCTGGAGTGCATGCACAACAACATCCAGACACAGACGCAGATCGCGCAGGCACAGCTCTCCCTCCTCGAAGACATGCGAGAATCCATGAACATCCTCCTTGCCAGGCAGGAGAAGCAAAACCAGGAGCGCCTGGGGCAGTCAGATCAACGCACCACGAAgagctcagcctcctctcccaaCCCCACCAGCTAG
- the TSACC gene encoding TSSK6-activating co-chaperone protein isoform X1, giving the protein MDGVFTPAVAAALAALRPRPVAPQSSMKPERHRKTILALNKKHKALPPVHMKGKSSSPVRMEPDVNPQDEKQHRKSTPRRSSQVPREDFDGPPPPSFKPLCPAKPSPSFLELPSTQWRPSPGLPYTQTARIGKGKRHFSPEHQPQECFGLLECMHNNIQTQTQIAQAQLSLLEDMRESMNILLARQEKQNQERLGQSDQRTTKSSASSPNPTS; this is encoded by the exons ATGGATGGAGTCTTCACACCGGCGGTCGCTGCAGCACTTGCCGCGCTCCGACCCCGACCAGTCGCACCCCAGAG CAGTATGAAACCAGAAAGACACCGGAAGACCATCTTGGCCTTAAATAAGAAACATAAGGCTCTCCCTCCAGTCCATATGAAAGG TAAGAGTTCCAGTCCTGTTCGGATGGAGCCAGATGTCAACCCCCAGGATGAGAAGCAGCATCGGAAAA GTACACCAAGAAGATCTTCACAAGTCCCAC GAGAAGACTTTGATGGTCCTCCACCTCCTTCTTTTAAGCCTCTGTGTCCAGCCAAGCCCTCCCCCAGTTTCCTGGAACTCCCGTCAACTCAGTGGAGGCCCAGCCCAGGCCTGCCATATACCCAGACAGCTCGGATCGGGAAGGGAAAGAGACATTTCT cCCCTGAACATCAGCCCCAGGAGTGTTTTGGCCTGCTGGAGTGCATGCACAACAACATCCAGACACAGACGCAGATCGCGCAGGCACAGCTCTCCCTCCTCGAAGACATGCGAGAATCCATGAACATCCTCCTTGCCAGGCAGGAGAAGCAAAACCAGGAGCGCCTGGGGCAGTCAGATCAACGCACCACGAAgagctcagcctcctctcccaaCCCCACCAGCTAG
- the TSACC gene encoding TSSK6-activating co-chaperone protein isoform X2 translates to MESSHRRSLQHLPRSDPDQSHPRGKSSSPVRMEPDVNPQDEKQHRKSTPRRSSQVPREDFDGPPPPSFKPLCPAKPSPSFLELPSTQWRPSPGLPYTQTARIGKGKRHFSPEHQPQECFGLLECMHNNIQTQTQIAQAQLSLLEDMRESMNILLARQEKQNQERLGQSDQRTTKSSASSPNPTS, encoded by the exons ATGGAGTCTTCACACCGGCGGTCGCTGCAGCACTTGCCGCGCTCCGACCCCGACCAGTCGCACCCCAGAG GTAAGAGTTCCAGTCCTGTTCGGATGGAGCCAGATGTCAACCCCCAGGATGAGAAGCAGCATCGGAAAA GTACACCAAGAAGATCTTCACAAGTCCCAC GAGAAGACTTTGATGGTCCTCCACCTCCTTCTTTTAAGCCTCTGTGTCCAGCCAAGCCCTCCCCCAGTTTCCTGGAACTCCCGTCAACTCAGTGGAGGCCCAGCCCAGGCCTGCCATATACCCAGACAGCTCGGATCGGGAAGGGAAAGAGACATTTCT cCCCTGAACATCAGCCCCAGGAGTGTTTTGGCCTGCTGGAGTGCATGCACAACAACATCCAGACACAGACGCAGATCGCGCAGGCACAGCTCTCCCTCCTCGAAGACATGCGAGAATCCATGAACATCCTCCTTGCCAGGCAGGAGAAGCAAAACCAGGAGCGCCTGGGGCAGTCAGATCAACGCACCACGAAgagctcagcctcctctcccaaCCCCACCAGCTAG